In the genome of Luteitalea pratensis, the window ACTGCTGGCCATACCGGGCCTGTGCACGTCCGGCGTGTCCGCCGGGCACCCGTTCGACGACAGCGTGCGCGACGCGTTGATCGAGGTGTTGATGCGTTCCGGGTCTGATCTCGTGGTCTTCCCGCTGCAAGATCTGTTCGGGTGGCGTGACCGCATCAACGTGCCCGCCACCGTCGGCCCGACCAACTGGAGCTGGGCCAGCCCCATCCCGGTCGATCGCCTGATGGACGACGCGGCCTCGCGCGCACGCACCGAGACATTGCGCGCGATTGTCGCCGCGACGGGCAGATCATGACGAAGGCGTAGGCGCCGACCCCGACTCCCGATCGAATGGACCACGAACTTGGCCCCGTGCGGGCTCCTGAACTCGACGGGGCTGTCGCCTGGCTCAACACGCCGGCGCCGATCACGCTGGCGCAACTGCGCGGCAAGATCGTGCTCCTCGACTTCTGGACCTACGGGTGCATCAACTGTCAGCACGTGCTGCCAGACCTGCAGCGGCTGCAAGCGAAGTTCGCCGACGTGCTGGTGGTGATCGGCATCCATGCTGCCAAGTTCGACAATGAACGCAGCACCGAGAACATCCGCCGCACGCTGCAGCGACTCGGCATCCGCCATCCTGTCGCCAACGACGCGCAGTTTGCGATCTGGCAGGCCTACACGGTGCGGGCGTGGCCGACGCAGGTGCTGATCGACCCGCGCGGCTACGTCGTCGGCACCGCCACGGGCGAGGGGCACGGGGCGCAGCTCGAGGAAGTGATCGAGGCGGTGGCCACCGTCTTCGCCGACCAGGGCACTCTCGATCGCACGCCGAGGCTGCTGTCGGCAGAGGTCACTGCGTCGGCCGGCGCACTGGCATTCCCCGGCAAGGTGCTCGCCGACGAGTCGAGTTCCCGCCTCTTCGTCGCTGACACCGGTCACCACCGCATCGTCGAGGCGGATCTGGCCGGGCGCATCGTGCGGGTGTTCGGCGACGGCACTGCGGGGCGAGAGGACGCCGTGGGTGGGGCGGCGCGGTTTCGATCGCCGCAGGGCATGGCCCTCGATGGCGACACACTATGGGTGGCCGATGCGGGCAACCACCTGATCCGGCGAATCGATCTCTCGAGCGGCCGCGTCAGCACGGCCGCTGGGACCGGTCGCCAGGCCACGTGGCAGCAGTCGGACGGAGGTGCTGCGGTCGAGATCTCGTTGAATTCGCCGTGGGACCTGGCGTGGGATGGGCGCCTGCTGTTCATTGCGATGGCCGGGCCGCACCAAGTCTGGGTGCTGGACCAGCAGCGAGACATGGTGATCCGTTATGCCGGCACCGGCGCCGAAGGCAGACATGATGGCCATATCGACGAGTCGGCCTTTGCCCAGCCCTCCGGACTGGCGATGGTCGGCCGGGAGCTCTACGTGACCGACGCCGAAGCCAACATCGTCCGTGTCGTGGCGCTGCCACCGCAGAACCAGGTCCGCACGATTGCGGGTGGTGATCTGTTCGAGTTCGGCGACGTGGACGGGGTGGGTGACGCCGCTCGGCTCCAGCATCCGCTCGGCATTTGCGCGGTCGCTGACGGACTGCTCGTTGCCGACACGTACAATCATCGGATCAGGCACCTCGATCCGGCGACGGGGCGGGTGCGGAGGTGGGCCGGGTCGGGTCGACCGGGTCACGTGGATGGCGCAGCCGGGACGGCCTGCTTCTACGAGCCCGGCGGCCTCTCGGCGACGGAACGCCACGTGTACGTGGCCGACACCAACAACCACGCGGTGCGCGTGGTGGGCCTCGCGAGTGGCGAGGTGCAGACCCTCGGCATCGCTTGAACAACGCGGGATGCGCGTGACTCCGCGGAAGGGACAGCAGAGATGATTCGGACTTCGAAGGCGCAGTGGAACGGCTCGCTCAAGGACGGCAAGGGCACGGTGTCGCTCGGCAGCGGCGCCTACGACGGGCAGTACTCGTTCTCGTCCCGCTTCGAGAGCGGCACCGGCACCAACCCGGAGGAACTCGTCGCCGCGGCGCACGCCGGGTGCTTCTCGATGGCGCTCTCGGCCGGCCTCGGCAAGGCCGGGATTACGCCAACCCGAATTTCGACCAGCGCGAAGGTCAACTTCGAGAAGGTGGGCGACGGCTTCAGCATCACCCGCATCGACCTGGTGACCGAGGGTGATGTCCCCGGGATCGACGAGGCGACGTTCATCGAGCACGCCGAGAACGCGAAGAAAGGTTGCCCGATCAGCCGCGCCCTCGGTGCAGTCGAGATCACGCTCACGGCGAAGCTTGTCAATGCCTGATGCCTGATGCCTGACGCCTTGAATGCCTCATGCCTCATGCCTGGCGTCAAGCACCAAGGCGCGAAGCCTTTCAAGCGTCAAGCGTCAAGCATCAAGCGTTGAAGGATGGCAACGCCGCCTAGTAGCCGGCGGCGTAGCCATCCTTCCTGCTCTCCGACGCCCCGTAGTAGACGCCGTCCTTGCGCATGATGGCCTGGTAGCCGCCATACATGCCGTAGGCGTTGCCCACCTTGTGGCCGCGGCGCATCGACTCGCGGATCGTCTCTGCCGGATAGCCGGCTTCGAGATTCAGTTCGCCCACGTCGTTCACGTGTCCGGTGCGCGGGAACGAGCCCACGTGGTAGATGCGCGGCGCGTCACCGGCCTCTTGCAGGTTCATCCCGAACTCGAACAGGTTCAGCAGGATCTGCACGTGGCCCTGCGGCTGCATGTCGCCGCCCATCAGCCCGAAGCTCATGAACGGCTGATCGTCCTTGGTCACGAATCCCGGGATAATCGTGTGGAACGGGCGCTTGCCGGGTGCATAGCTGTTCGGGTGTCCCTCCGTGAGCTCGAACCACATGCCGCGGTTGTGCAGCGCGAATCCCAGGCCCTCGACCACTTCCAGTGAGCCGAACGACAGCGAGTTGCTCTGGATGAGCGACACCATGTTGCCGTCCTTGTCCGCCGTCGTCAGGTAGACGGTGTGGCTGTCGACGGGAAAGCCGGAGTGATACACGCCAGCGCGATCCGGCTTCACGAGCGCACGGCGGGTCGCTGCGTACTCCTTCGAGAGCAGTTGATCGACAGGCACGCGCATCGATTGCGGCTCCGCGTACGCGTTGGCGAGGTCCTCGAACACCAGCTTCTTGGCTTCGGTGAACCAGTGCACGTGATCGGCGCTGCCGAAGCCGGCCTTTGACAGGTCGACGCCCTCGAGCACGTTGAGCATCTGCAGGACGGCGCTGCCCTGCGTGTTGGGCGGCAGTTCCCAGATGCGGTAGCCGCGATACATCGTGCTGACGGGAGTGACCCAGTCGGAGGTATGCGCGGCGAAATCCTCGACCGAGAGGAAGCCGCCCTGCGCCTTGATGTGCGCGGCGATCTTCGCGGCGATGGGGCCCTTGTAGAACTCGTCGCGTCCCCGCGTAGCGATCGCCTCGAGGGTCGAGGCCAGCCCGGGGTTCTGGAAGATCTCGCCCTTCTTCGGGAACGTCCCGCCCGACATGTACAGCGACCGGAGATTGACGAAGCTGCCCGGCGGCGTCGCCGGCAGCCGCTGGCTCAGGCGGAGGTTGGAATCGTCGGAGATGTCCGGCGCAACCGGGAAGCCGTCGCGCGCGTACGCGATGGTCGGTGCGAGCAGACGGGCCATCGGCTTCGACCCGAATCGGCCGTGCAACGCGAACCACCCATCCACGCATCCGGGCACACTGACGGCCAGCGGGCCGTTGGCGGGAATCTGTGTCAAGCCGCGCCGCTTCAGCTCGGCGAGCGTCATCGCCCGCGCCGATCGCCCACTGGCGTTGAGCCCGTACAACTGCTTCGTCTTCGCGTCCCAGACAACGGCGAAGAGGTCGCCGCCGATGCCGCTGTTGCCCGGATCGCCAAGACCCAGGAACGCGTTGGCCGCGATCGCGGCGTCCACGGCGTTGCCGCCTTCCTTGAGGACGTCGAGCGCGATTTGCGTGGCAAACGGATGGCTGGTCGCCACCATGCCATTGCGGGCAATCACCTCCGATCGCGAGGCGAAGCCGCGTCCGGAGAGCCGATCCTGGGCGACCACTGCCGTGCCGAGGATGGCGGTGACCAGCAACCCGATCGCCGTCGTGGAGATACTTCGGACGGTCATGCTCGCAACCCCGACACGATCTGCAGGTGCCCCATGTGGTGACGGCCGTGCCATGCGTACATGTGCACCAGTTTGTCGAGCGTCATCGGGCCATTCACCGGGTGCACCAGCTCGCGGCCGAACGCCTCGTCGGGCAAGGACTCGAGCAGCAGGGTCCAGCGCTGGTGTGTTGCGGCGAGCAGCGCGAGCGACAGCTCGATCGGCGCAGACGAGGCGTCAGGCAATTCGGCCCAGCCTTTCTCGTCGTAGGCCTTGATCGTGGGCCGATCCTCGGTGAGGAGCCAGCGCGTGCGCACGTACGCGTTGATGTGGCTGTCGCTGACGTGGTGGATCACCTGGCGAGCCGCCCAGCCACCGTCGCGGTAGCGCGTGCCGAGCTGTGCCTCGGACAAGGACGTCGCAACCGCCCGAAATACCTGTGGGAATTCGACGATGGTGGAGATGGCACCGCGGCGCGCGTCGGCGCCCATGTCCCCCTCGTACTGGAAGCGGCCGACGGGATAGCGAAGGGCTTCGGACATGACCGGGAGTGTAGCCTGACGAACGCTGAACGCTGGACGCTGAACGCCGAACGCCGCTGCCCGGCTCCACACGAAGGTAGGGACCGCTCTCTGAGCGGTCCATCTCCACAAGCCTTTCGCTCTCCGAGCGGTCCATCTCCACAAGCCTTCTCCGAGCTGTCCATGTCCTCGACCTGGCATGACGTGCGGAGATGGACGCCTCGGAGAGGCGTCCCTACCTTCCGATGAACTTCATCCCGTCAGCGGCGTAGCGGTCACCCGCGAAAATCCCCTTGGGGGTGATTGATTCGAGCCGTGAGAGATCCGCGTCATCCAACGTGATCCCGGTGGCGCCGAGGTTCTCCTCGAGGCGCGCGATGCTGCGCGTCCCGGGGATCGGCACCATGTCGTCGCCCTGCGCCAGCACCCACGCCAGCGCGAGTTGCGCCGGCGTGCAGCCCTTGTCCTGGGCCATGGCGGCGACGGCGTCCACCAACTCGAGGTTCTTCGCGAAGTTCGCGCCCTGGAAGCGTGGCGCACGGCGCCGGAAGTCGTCTGCGGCAAGGTCCTCGAAGCGGCGGATGGCGCCGGTGAGGAAGCCACGTCCGAGCGGGCTGTACGGCACGATCGTGATCCCCAGCTCGCGACACGTCCCGATGATCTCGTCCTCGATGTCGCGGCTCCACAGCGAATACTCCGATTGCAGCGCGGCGATGGGATGCACCCGGTGGGCGCGGCGGATGGTGTCGGCGCCCGCCTCGGACAGGCCGAGGAAGCGGACCTTGCCGGCCGTCACGAGCTCGGCCATCGCGCCGACCGTCTCCTCGATCGGCGTGTCCTGGTCGACACGGTGCTGGTAGTAGAGGTCGATGTGATCGACGCCGAGACGCTGCAAGCTGCCCTCGCAGCTGCTGCGCACGTACTCGGGAGTGCCCTTGACCGTTCGCCTCGCCGGGTCGGCCAGGTCGCGCACGATGCCGAACTTGGTGGCGATGAGCACCCGGTCGCGATGCGGCGCCAGCGCCTGCCCGACCAGCCGTTCGTTGGTGTACGGGCCGTACATGTCGGCCGTGTCGAAAAACGTGACGCCGAGGTCGACGGCCCGCAGCATCGTTGCGATCGATTGCCCGTCGTCGCGTGGGCCGTAGAAGTCGGACATGCCCATGCAGCCGAGCCCGATGGCGGAGACGGGAACCTTCGAGGGGCCGAGCGTGCGCTGCGGAACGGACATGGCGACACCGTAACGCGTCGGCGTGACATCCGCAAACAGGCCCCCCACGGAACCCAACCGTCCCGCCGGGCGTCCCACCGGAGGCCCCGCCCGCCGGCTGGCGGGGCAGGCGCGACCCTGAGGAGGGCGAGATGGACACGAGCAGGTCACTCGACGAACAGCGCCGTGAGTTTGCCTCGCGGCGATTCCTCGCGATGCCACTCGCTGGCACGATCGCCTGGCTGGTGGTGGCCGGCGGCAGCATGCTTCTGCCGCGCTACCGGCACCTGGTCCTCTTCGCCGCAACCGGGTCGATCGCCTATCTGGGAACGACGCTCTCGAAGGTCACGGGCGAGGATTTCCTCGACAAGACACGCCGGAAGAACGCCTTCGACAGCCTGTTCTTCCACACCGTGGCAATGTCGTTGCTGGTGTACGGCATCGCGATCCCGTTCTTCCTCGTCGATCCTTCGTCGCTGCCGTTGTCGGTGGGGATCCTGAGCGGGCTGATGTGGCTCCCGGTTTCCTGGCTCCTCGAGCACTGGGTCGGCTACTTCCACGCCTGTGCCCGCACGCTCCTGCTCGTCGCGACGCACTACCTGTTCCCGGAGCAACGCTACCTCGTGATTCCACTGGTGATCATCGCTGTGTACGCGGTGACGGTCGTCATCCTGGAGCGGCGCTGGCGCCGCGTGCGCTAGAGGACCTCCTGCGTCTCGACCTTCCAGTAGACCTGCCAGTCGGCGCCCTCGTTGCTGTCATTGGCAATGGTGACGACACGCACGACGGAACTCCATCAGGTGTAGCCGCCGGACTTGTCCGGCGGTCGCCCATCAGAGCGCGTCGGACAAAGTCCGACGCCTACAGGCGACAACGTCCGTACGCCTCACCTGACGTTGACTGCAACTGATCGCCGGAGGTAGGTGCCGTAACGTTCGCTCGCCACGTCGAGTGCTCGTCGCACTCCCGGGCGGAGCGGCTCCAACAGGCGCAGGGCGAGCGTGAAAGGTGAGTCGCTTCGATTGGGAAGCGCTCGCTTCCACGTACACGCATGCCGGCCGTCCACCATCACCGGCTGGCTCAGCAGCGCCGACTGCGTGAGCGTCGAGACCGCCGACGACGCCAGCAGGCCGCGACGGTCGCGGTAGCCGAGCGTGGACCTCGCAACCATTACCTACGCACTTGGCCACAATCGGCGAATTCGGGGACGCACAGCACCATGCTGCGCGCCCCCCGCTGGTGCGTCAGCGGACCTTTGTTGCAAGCTTCCGCAGGACCTGGCTCGACAGGACGGCGGAACTGCGAGGACCGACGAGAGGACAAGCAGGGCCTCATGTCCGGAACAGCGCAAAGCGCGGACTTTCGGTGCCACCGGTGCAGATGTCTTTGTTCGCGGCGGCCAGGCGTGGTACCGAAGAGCGATGGCGCTCACCGGAAGATGCACCATCGCCCTCCTGCTGGTGCTATGGGCCGGCCGCGTTCCCATCGCGCAGGAACAAGGCCGGGCTGATAGCGACTGGCGAGGCATGCGCATCCTGCTGGACACGCTCGCCGACCGCTTCGGTCCCACCGAGCGAGAGCGTGGCTTCGAGATGGTGCGGTCCAGGCTCGCTCGAGGCGCTCTGGTTCCGTCGCCGCTGTTCGACGATGTGTCGGTCTGGATGACCCGGGGCGACACATGGCGGGCACTCGAACTCACGGGGTAGATGTCCGGAGGGCTCTATCGCGTCGGCATCCGTGCCGAGGCTGACACTCCGGCGACCCGGGGCCAATACCGGGGAAGAATGCGACTCCAGCGCCTGGCAGGGGGACGCTTCGAGTGGACCGCGAACGACGTGCAGGCGATCGGCG includes:
- a CDS encoding aldo/keto reductase, which translates into the protein MSVPQRTLGPSKVPVSAIGLGCMGMSDFYGPRDDGQSIATMLRAVDLGVTFFDTADMYGPYTNERLVGQALAPHRDRVLIATKFGIVRDLADPARRTVKGTPEYVRSSCEGSLQRLGVDHIDLYYQHRVDQDTPIEETVGAMAELVTAGKVRFLGLSEAGADTIRRAHRVHPIAALQSEYSLWSRDIEDEIIGTCRELGITIVPYSPLGRGFLTGAIRRFEDLAADDFRRRAPRFQGANFAKNLELVDAVAAMAQDKGCTPAQLALAWVLAQGDDMVPIPGTRSIARLEENLGATGITLDDADLSRLESITPKGIFAGDRYAADGMKFIGR
- the ggt gene encoding gamma-glutamyltransferase, whose product is MTVRSISTTAIGLLVTAILGTAVVAQDRLSGRGFASRSEVIARNGMVATSHPFATQIALDVLKEGGNAVDAAIAANAFLGLGDPGNSGIGGDLFAVVWDAKTKQLYGLNASGRSARAMTLAELKRRGLTQIPANGPLAVSVPGCVDGWFALHGRFGSKPMARLLAPTIAYARDGFPVAPDISDDSNLRLSQRLPATPPGSFVNLRSLYMSGGTFPKKGEIFQNPGLASTLEAIATRGRDEFYKGPIAAKIAAHIKAQGGFLSVEDFAAHTSDWVTPVSTMYRGYRIWELPPNTQGSAVLQMLNVLEGVDLSKAGFGSADHVHWFTEAKKLVFEDLANAYAEPQSMRVPVDQLLSKEYAATRRALVKPDRAGVYHSGFPVDSHTVYLTTADKDGNMVSLIQSNSLSFGSLEVVEGLGFALHNRGMWFELTEGHPNSYAPGKRPFHTIIPGFVTKDDQPFMSFGLMGGDMQPQGHVQILLNLFEFGMNLQEAGDAPRIYHVGSFPRTGHVNDVGELNLEAGYPAETIRESMRRGHKVGNAYGMYGGYQAIMRKDGVYYGASESRKDGYAAGY
- a CDS encoding thioredoxin-like domain-containing protein, which encodes MDHELGPVRAPELDGAVAWLNTPAPITLAQLRGKIVLLDFWTYGCINCQHVLPDLQRLQAKFADVLVVIGIHAAKFDNERSTENIRRTLQRLGIRHPVANDAQFAIWQAYTVRAWPTQVLIDPRGYVVGTATGEGHGAQLEEVIEAVATVFADQGTLDRTPRLLSAEVTASAGALAFPGKVLADESSSRLFVADTGHHRIVEADLAGRIVRVFGDGTAGREDAVGGAARFRSPQGMALDGDTLWVADAGNHLIRRIDLSSGRVSTAAGTGRQATWQQSDGGAAVEISLNSPWDLAWDGRLLFIAMAGPHQVWVLDQQRDMVIRYAGTGAEGRHDGHIDESAFAQPSGLAMVGRELYVTDAEANIVRVVALPPQNQVRTIAGGDLFEFGDVDGVGDAARLQHPLGICAVADGLLVADTYNHRIRHLDPATGRVRRWAGSGRPGHVDGAAGTACFYEPGGLSATERHVYVADTNNHAVRVVGLASGEVQTLGIA
- a CDS encoding YfiT family bacillithiol transferase, with product MSEALRYPVGRFQYEGDMGADARRGAISTIVEFPQVFRAVATSLSEAQLGTRYRDGGWAARQVIHHVSDSHINAYVRTRWLLTEDRPTIKAYDEKGWAELPDASSAPIELSLALLAATHQRWTLLLESLPDEAFGRELVHPVNGPMTLDKLVHMYAWHGRHHMGHLQIVSGLRA
- a CDS encoding DUF7010 family protein, producing MDTSRSLDEQRREFASRRFLAMPLAGTIAWLVVAGGSMLLPRYRHLVLFAATGSIAYLGTTLSKVTGEDFLDKTRRKNAFDSLFFHTVAMSLLVYGIAIPFFLVDPSSLPLSVGILSGLMWLPVSWLLEHWVGYFHACARTLLLVATHYLFPEQRYLVIPLVIIAVYAVTVVILERRWRRVR
- a CDS encoding OsmC family protein, with the protein product MIRTSKAQWNGSLKDGKGTVSLGSGAYDGQYSFSSRFESGTGTNPEELVAAAHAGCFSMALSAGLGKAGITPTRISTSAKVNFEKVGDGFSITRIDLVTEGDVPGIDEATFIEHAENAKKGCPISRALGAVEITLTAKLVNA